A window of the Pyrodictium abyssi genome harbors these coding sequences:
- a CDS encoding MBL fold metallo-hydrolase yields the protein MAGLRSARVTVLVENSTVFIDGRIAEYGLSMLVEATLDNGDSVLVLLDTGQTGRPLLHNLEAEGVKPSEIDYLVLSHRHSDHTGGLKAFLEARRGKPIPVIAHPGLFEPSVAVVDGVLYEIGMPITRNEAESLGARFVLTREPLQIVPGVWFSGEVPSRWGPRHTKLVYRIEDGRLVEDEMRDDAFLALSVGRETYVITGCGHAGVENILGYASEITGNPVAGLIGGLHLFGVSGERVEEIIEALRKHPLKILAGMHCTGPFIQERLRREFPQAYRLMATGSRARLPP from the coding sequence ATGGCGGGTCTGAGGAGTGCGAGGGTAACCGTCCTGGTGGAGAACTCCACGGTGTTCATCGACGGGCGTATCGCGGAGTACGGGCTCTCTATGCTGGTTGAGGCGACGCTAGACAACGGCGACAGTGTGCTGGTGCTCCTCGACACGGGGCAGACGGGGCGGCCGCTCCTCCACAACCTCGAGGCGGAGGGGGTGAAGCCTAGCGAGATAGACTACCTGGTCCTGAGCCACCGGCATAGCGACCATACGGGCGGGCTGAAGGCGTTCCTGGAGGCTCGAAGGGGCAAGCCCATACCCGTCATAGCGCATCCCGGCCTGTTCGAGCCGAGCGTGGCCGTGGTGGACGGGGTGCTCTACGAGATAGGCATGCCCATTACGCGTAACGAGGCCGAGTCCCTGGGAGCCAGGTTCGTCTTAACGAGGGAGCCTCTCCAGATAGTCCCAGGGGTCTGGTTTAGCGGCGAAGTGCCGAGCCGCTGGGGGCCGAGGCACACGAAGCTGGTATACCGCATAGAGGATGGTAGGCTTGTCGAGGACGAGATGCGTGACGATGCGTTCCTAGCGTTGTCGGTAGGCCGTGAGACGTACGTTATAACCGGCTGTGGCCACGCTGGCGTGGAGAACATACTGGGCTACGCGTCCGAGATCACAGGGAACCCCGTGGCAGGCCTAATCGGGGGCCTCCACCTGTTCGGCGTATCAGGCGAGCGCGTGGAGGAGATAATAGAGGCTCTCCGGAAGCACCCGCTGAAGATACTTGCGGGGATGCACTGCACAGGGCCGTTCATACAGGAGAGGCTGCGGAGAGAGTTCCCCCAGGCGTACCGGCTCATGGCCACGGGGAGCAGGGCGAGGCTTCCGCCCTAG
- a CDS encoding DNA-binding protein: MEPVYVLDTTAFIARWLLYTPGAARAYTTSLVVEEVRDQASREGLELALGLGRLEVRDPSPEALKRAAREAARAGLHTSLSRTDLSVAALALDLQRQGHRVVVVTDDYALQNLVARLGLEYMPLRTRGITRVESYRVQCPACGYASRRPGERVCPVCGTPLRRVKRRRS, encoded by the coding sequence ATGGAGCCCGTCTACGTCCTAGACACGACCGCGTTCATAGCCCGGTGGCTCCTCTACACCCCGGGCGCGGCCCGGGCCTACACCACGAGCCTGGTCGTAGAGGAGGTGCGCGACCAGGCTAGCCGCGAGGGCCTAGAGCTAGCCCTAGGCCTCGGCAGGCTAGAGGTGCGCGACCCCAGCCCCGAGGCGCTGAAGCGCGCCGCCCGGGAGGCAGCCCGGGCCGGGCTCCACACGTCCCTCAGCAGGACGGACCTCAGCGTAGCAGCGCTCGCCCTCGATCTCCAGAGGCAGGGCCACCGCGTCGTGGTGGTCACCGACGACTACGCGCTGCAGAACCTCGTAGCCAGGCTAGGCCTGGAGTACATGCCGCTACGCACACGCGGCATAACCCGGGTAGAGAGCTACCGCGTCCAGTGCCCCGCCTGCGGCTACGCATCCCGCCGGCCCGGCGAAAGAGTCTGCCCAGTATGCGGCACACCACTCCGGAGGGTGAAGAGGCGCCGCAGCTAG
- a CDS encoding NAD(+)/NADH kinase, translated as MPRLVAIYARPDRREALELAREAYRRLREAGAEPAYDSSIAGLLGGPAVDLRFDHVEGVVVIGGDGTLLRLLQLLGARSPVLHLVRLGRRAFLFDEPPGEAMERLRDFVEDRYTVEEHKRLSVHARGVEAYALNEAAVLALGSKVAGLRVELEDGTLLYEGLEGDGLIVATPTGSTAYSYSAGGSVVHPGLDAVVVTPVNPVDRRMGSIVVPGGARVRVRVERTTRPVKLIIDGVREHLLARGAVVEAVLRGPPVRIARYRGRGLLRLPWSPSTS; from the coding sequence ATGCCGCGGCTCGTCGCCATATACGCCAGGCCCGACCGCAGGGAGGCGCTAGAGCTGGCTAGAGAGGCTTACCGCCGCCTCCGCGAGGCCGGCGCCGAGCCAGCATACGACTCCTCTATAGCCGGGCTCCTCGGAGGGCCGGCCGTAGACCTGCGTTTCGACCACGTGGAGGGCGTCGTGGTCATAGGCGGGGACGGTACCCTGCTACGCCTGCTACAGCTCCTCGGCGCCCGTAGCCCGGTGCTCCACCTTGTACGCCTGGGGCGCCGGGCCTTCCTCTTCGACGAGCCCCCAGGCGAGGCCATGGAGAGGCTACGGGACTTCGTCGAGGACCGCTACACCGTGGAGGAGCACAAGAGGCTCAGCGTCCACGCGCGCGGGGTAGAGGCTTACGCACTGAACGAGGCAGCAGTGCTAGCCCTCGGCTCCAAGGTGGCCGGGCTACGAGTCGAGCTCGAGGACGGCACACTGCTCTACGAGGGCCTGGAGGGCGACGGGCTGATAGTAGCAACGCCCACGGGGAGCACCGCCTACAGCTACAGCGCTGGGGGCTCCGTGGTACACCCCGGGCTCGACGCGGTAGTGGTGACCCCGGTCAACCCGGTCGACCGGAGAATGGGCAGCATAGTAGTCCCCGGCGGCGCCAGGGTCAGGGTGAGGGTGGAGCGCACAACCCGGCCGGTGAAGCTAATCATAGACGGCGTGCGGGAGCACCTCCTCGCCCGCGGGGCCGTCGTCGAGGCTGTGCTCCGCGGGCCACCGGTCCGCATAGCACGGTACCGTGGGCGGGGGCTGCTGAGGCTGCCATGGAGCCCGTCTACGTCCTAG